A single genomic interval of Streptomyces sp. 1222.5 harbors:
- a CDS encoding SsgA family sporulation/cell division regulator — MSVVEQYARAHIVTDEEDPGAVPVVLRYDPDSDPRSVRVGLPGPHEWTFSRALLERGLRVPAESGDVRVWPCGRVQAILELHTDNGVAVVQFESKALVRFLRRTYTVEPVRT, encoded by the coding sequence ATGTCTGTGGTCGAACAGTACGCGCGCGCCCATATCGTCACGGACGAGGAGGACCCTGGGGCCGTACCCGTGGTGCTGCGGTACGACCCCGACAGTGATCCGCGCTCGGTGCGGGTCGGACTGCCGGGCCCCCACGAGTGGACGTTCTCCCGTGCGCTGCTGGAACGCGGACTGCGGGTCCCCGCCGAGAGCGGTGACGTGCGCGTGTGGCCGTGCGGACGGGTCCAGGCGATCCTGGAACTGCACACGGACAACGGTGTCGCCGTGGTGCAGTTCGAGTCCAAGGCGCTGGTGAGGTTCCTGCGCCGGACCTACACGGTGGAGCCGGTGCGGACCTGA
- the rsmI gene encoding 16S rRNA (cytidine(1402)-2'-O)-methyltransferase, protein MTGTLVLAGTPIGDIADAPPRLAEELAGADVVAAEDTRRLRRLTQALGVTPRGRVVSYFEGNETARTPELVEELLGGARVLLVTDAGMPSVSDPGYRLVAAAVEKDVRVTAVPGPSAVLTALALSGLPVDRFCFEGFLPRKAGERLSRLRDVAGERRTLVYFEAPHRLDDTLAAMAEVFGAERRAAVCRELTKTYEEVRRGPLAELARWAAEGVRGEITVVVEGAPETGPEELDAAELVRRVRVREEAGERRKEAIAAVAVEAGLPKRVVFDAVVAAKTAGA, encoded by the coding sequence GTGACTGGAACCCTTGTCCTCGCAGGTACCCCCATCGGCGACATCGCGGACGCGCCGCCCCGGCTGGCCGAGGAGCTGGCCGGCGCCGACGTGGTCGCCGCCGAGGACACCCGGCGGCTGCGCCGGCTCACCCAGGCGCTGGGTGTGACGCCCAGGGGCCGGGTCGTGTCGTACTTCGAGGGCAACGAGACCGCCCGTACGCCGGAACTGGTCGAGGAACTGCTCGGCGGCGCGCGCGTGCTGCTGGTGACCGACGCCGGTATGCCGTCCGTGTCGGACCCGGGCTACCGGCTGGTCGCGGCGGCCGTGGAGAAGGACGTCCGGGTCACCGCCGTGCCCGGACCGTCCGCCGTGCTCACCGCGCTCGCCCTGTCCGGGCTGCCCGTCGACCGGTTCTGCTTCGAGGGCTTCCTGCCGCGCAAGGCGGGCGAGCGGCTGTCCCGGCTGCGGGACGTCGCCGGGGAGCGGCGCACCCTCGTCTACTTCGAGGCGCCGCACCGGCTCGACGACACCCTCGCCGCCATGGCCGAGGTCTTCGGCGCCGAGCGGCGCGCCGCCGTGTGCCGCGAGCTGACCAAGACGTACGAGGAGGTACGGCGCGGCCCGCTGGCCGAACTGGCGCGGTGGGCCGCGGAGGGCGTCCGGGGTGAGATCACCGTCGTCGTCGAGGGCGCTCCGGAGACCGGGCCCGAGGAACTCGACGCCGCCGAACTGGTCCGCCGGGTGCGGGTGCGCGAGGAGGCCGGCGAGCGCCGCAAGGAGGCCATCGCGGCGGTGGCCGTGGAGGCGGGGCTGCCCAAGCGGGTGGTGTTCGACGCGGTCGTCGCGGCCAAG
- a CDS encoding penicillin-binding transpeptidase domain-containing protein, which translates to MRSGVKGAVVGGVCAVLLGGAGYGTYNFLHALSDDGGTGVAASVKSGPPDGAEVEDATGRFFAAWEKGDAATAASYTNYPEAARRLLTAYGHDAHITKVHITPGTADGRTVPFSVSATVSYRGRSEPLKYRGSLTVVRGAHSHRPLVDWQPSVVHPRLRKGDTLVTGEAAAPPIEAVGREGTVLTKEKYPSLGPVLDELRKRYGDKAGGRAGVELAVRHEADADGGQAADTPLLTLAEGRAGKLTTTLSASAQAAAETAVRKYTDASVVAVKPSTGEILAVANHRSDGFDAALLGERAPGSTMKIVSAAALIDNGLTTANGPAPCPATAVSLSQTFHNLKDLPPDEHATLSDSFARSCNTAFVKFADEVRPDTLTKEAEERFGLGRNDWQIGVPSFDGRVPAAGGSDKAAGLIGQGQVQMSPLNMASVTATAMTGTFRQPVLVPLKLDDREPAHARGLPSSTVAQLRGMMNRTARSGTAAGVMAGMSGDIGAKTGSAEAAGLAKSDSWFAGYRGDVAAAALVQDGGHGIDAAGPIVASVLRNVG; encoded by the coding sequence ATGCGCAGCGGGGTCAAGGGTGCGGTCGTAGGCGGCGTCTGTGCGGTGCTGCTGGGGGGTGCCGGGTACGGGACCTACAACTTCCTGCACGCGCTGAGCGACGACGGGGGGACCGGCGTCGCCGCCTCCGTGAAGTCCGGGCCGCCCGACGGTGCCGAGGTGGAGGACGCGACCGGCAGGTTCTTCGCCGCCTGGGAGAAGGGGGACGCGGCGACGGCGGCGTCGTACACGAACTACCCGGAGGCGGCGCGGCGGTTGCTGACCGCCTACGGCCACGACGCGCACATCACGAAGGTGCACATCACGCCCGGCACGGCGGACGGCAGGACGGTGCCGTTCTCGGTCAGCGCGACGGTGTCGTACCGCGGCAGGAGCGAGCCGCTGAAGTACCGCGGCAGCCTGACCGTCGTACGCGGCGCCCACTCGCACCGTCCGCTGGTCGACTGGCAGCCCTCGGTCGTCCATCCGCGGCTGCGCAAGGGGGACACGCTCGTCACCGGTGAGGCGGCAGCCCCGCCGATCGAGGCCGTGGGCCGCGAGGGCACCGTACTGACCAAGGAGAAGTACCCCTCCCTCGGCCCGGTCCTGGACGAGCTGCGCAAGCGGTACGGCGACAAGGCCGGCGGCCGGGCCGGTGTGGAGCTGGCCGTGCGCCACGAGGCCGACGCGGACGGCGGCCAGGCCGCCGACACGCCCCTGCTGACCCTCGCCGAGGGCCGCGCGGGCAAGCTCACCACGACCCTCAGCGCGAGCGCCCAGGCCGCCGCCGAGACGGCCGTACGGAAGTACACCGACGCCTCCGTCGTGGCCGTGAAACCGAGTACCGGCGAGATCCTGGCCGTCGCCAACCACCGCTCCGACGGTTTCGACGCGGCCCTGCTCGGCGAACGCGCACCCGGCTCCACCATGAAGATCGTCAGCGCGGCGGCCCTCATCGACAACGGTCTGACCACCGCGAACGGCCCGGCTCCCTGCCCGGCCACCGCCGTCTCCCTGAGCCAGACCTTCCACAACCTCAAGGACCTCCCGCCGGACGAGCACGCCACCCTCTCCGACAGCTTCGCCCGCTCCTGCAACACCGCGTTCGTGAAGTTCGCCGACGAGGTCCGGCCGGACACCCTCACCAAGGAGGCCGAGGAGCGGTTCGGGCTCGGGAGGAACGACTGGCAGATCGGCGTGCCGTCCTTCGACGGCCGGGTGCCCGCAGCCGGCGGCTCCGACAAGGCCGCCGGCCTCATCGGCCAGGGGCAGGTCCAGATGAGCCCGCTGAACATGGCCTCGGTGACGGCGACCGCGATGACCGGCACCTTCCGGCAGCCGGTGCTCGTGCCGCTGAAGCTGGACGACCGGGAGCCGGCCCACGCGCGCGGGCTGCCGTCGAGCACGGTGGCGCAGCTGCGCGGCATGATGAACCGCACCGCGCGCAGCGGCACCGCGGCGGGCGTGATGGCCGGGATGAGCGGGGACATCGGCGCCAAGACCGGCTCCGCGGAGGCCGCCGGGCTGGCGAAGTCCGACAGCTGGTTCGCCGGTTACCGGGGTGACGTCGCCGCCGCCGCGCTGGTGCAGGACGGCGGACACGGCATCGACGCGGCCGGTCCTATTGTCGCAAGCGTGCTACGGAACGTCGGCTGA
- a CDS encoding organic hydroperoxide resistance protein: MTEGTAVDTRPTKIVYVAEATAHGGRDGYVTSQDGQIELKVAMPPALGGDGNGTNPEQLFAAGYSACFHNALILVGNRAGYDLAGSTVAAKVGLGPNRTRGYGLAVALSVSLPVLDAELAARLVDEAHEVCPYSNATRGNIDVTILLG; encoded by the coding sequence ATGACCGAGGGCACCGCCGTCGACACCCGTCCGACGAAGATCGTGTACGTCGCCGAGGCCACCGCCCACGGCGGCCGGGACGGCTATGTCACCAGCCAGGACGGCCAGATCGAGCTGAAGGTCGCCATGCCCCCGGCGCTGGGCGGCGACGGCAACGGCACCAACCCGGAGCAGCTGTTCGCGGCCGGGTACAGCGCCTGCTTCCACAACGCCCTGATCCTCGTCGGCAACCGCGCGGGCTACGACCTGGCCGGCTCCACGGTGGCCGCCAAGGTCGGCCTCGGACCGAACAGAACCCGCGGCTACGGCCTCGCGGTCGCGCTCAGCGTCTCGCTCCCGGTGCTGGACGCCGAACTCGCGGCCCGTCTGGTGGACGAGGCGCACGAGGTGTGCCCGTACTCGAACGCGACCCGCGGCAACATCGACGTGACGATCCTGCTCGGCTGA
- a CDS encoding penicillin-binding transpeptidase domain-containing protein, producing the protein MGKRRRVAERRKTPPAVLGGMIAVVVGGAGIGAYALYGGGAAADEGTSAQGGHKTVRTGPLTTAEVRTASTHFLTAWQKGSVTDAAAATDDPSAAGPLLTGLTKDAHLKDLTLTAGKARGAEVPFSVKATVSYHKLSKPLAYDSALTVVRRKSDGRPMVQWHSSVVHPDLKDGDKLVTGESGTPPVTALDRDGGKLTDTQYPSLGVVLDGLREKYGKTAGGRAGVELRVVRGKAARADKLSDKTLVELSKGTPGTVRTTLSPSLQAAAERQVAKRTRASVVALRPSTGEILAVANSGHGFNTAFQGSLAPGSTMKVITSSLLIDKGLASADKEHPCPKTVTYGGWKFHNDDDFQIKDGTFKASFARSCNTAFISQAKKLKDDDLTKQAQQVFGLSMNNWAIGVPTFDGAVPVQSQAQMAASLIGQGGVRMNPLNMASVAATVKSGSFHQPYLVSPSVDHRKLAAASRKLSAKTLPQLRELMQYTAAYGTAAEAMSGLGPDYGAKTGSAEVDGQKKPNGWFTAYRGDLAAAGVVQAGGHGGDTAGPIVATLLKSGG; encoded by the coding sequence GTGGGCAAGAGAAGGCGCGTCGCCGAGCGACGGAAGACCCCGCCCGCCGTACTCGGCGGGATGATCGCCGTGGTCGTCGGCGGCGCCGGCATCGGCGCCTACGCCCTCTACGGCGGCGGCGCCGCGGCCGACGAGGGCACGTCCGCGCAGGGCGGCCACAAGACCGTCAGGACGGGCCCGCTCACGACGGCCGAGGTCCGCACCGCCTCGACGCACTTCCTCACCGCCTGGCAGAAGGGCAGCGTCACCGACGCGGCGGCCGCCACCGACGACCCGTCCGCCGCCGGCCCCCTCCTCACCGGCCTCACGAAGGACGCCCACCTGAAGGACCTCACGCTCACCGCCGGCAAGGCCAGGGGCGCCGAGGTGCCGTTCTCCGTGAAGGCGACGGTGTCGTACCACAAGCTCAGCAAGCCGCTCGCCTACGACAGCGCTCTCACCGTCGTACGCCGCAAGAGCGACGGCAGGCCGATGGTCCAGTGGCACTCCTCGGTCGTCCACCCGGACCTGAAGGACGGCGACAAGCTGGTCACCGGCGAGTCCGGGACCCCGCCGGTGACGGCGCTGGACCGCGACGGCGGGAAGCTGACGGACACGCAGTACCCGTCCCTGGGCGTGGTGCTGGACGGCCTGCGCGAGAAGTACGGCAAGACGGCGGGCGGCAGGGCGGGCGTCGAGCTGCGCGTGGTGCGCGGCAAGGCGGCCAGGGCGGACAAGCTGTCCGACAAGACGCTCGTCGAGCTGAGCAAGGGCACACCGGGCACGGTGCGGACGACGCTGAGCCCGTCCCTCCAGGCCGCGGCCGAACGGCAGGTCGCCAAGCGCACGCGCGCCTCCGTGGTCGCCCTGCGGCCCTCGACCGGCGAGATCCTCGCGGTCGCCAACAGCGGGCACGGTTTCAACACCGCCTTCCAGGGCTCGCTGGCGCCCGGCTCCACGATGAAGGTCATCACCTCGTCGCTGCTGATCGACAAGGGCCTGGCCTCGGCGGACAAGGAGCACCCCTGTCCCAAGACGGTCACCTACGGCGGCTGGAAGTTCCACAACGACGACGACTTCCAGATCAAGGACGGCACGTTCAAGGCGAGCTTCGCGCGCTCCTGCAACACCGCCTTCATCAGCCAGGCGAAGAAGCTGAAGGACGACGACCTGACCAAGCAGGCGCAGCAGGTCTTCGGTCTGTCCATGAACAACTGGGCGATCGGCGTGCCCACCTTCGACGGCGCGGTGCCGGTGCAGTCGCAGGCGCAGATGGCGGCCTCGCTGATCGGGCAGGGCGGGGTGCGCATGAACCCGCTGAACATGGCGTCGGTGGCGGCGACGGTGAAGTCGGGCAGCTTCCACCAGCCGTACCTGGTGTCGCCGTCCGTCGATCACCGCAAGCTCGCCGCGGCGTCCCGGAAGCTGTCCGCCAAGACGCTGCCCCAGCTGCGTGAGCTGATGCAGTACACGGCCGCCTACGGCACCGCCGCCGAGGCCATGTCGGGGCTCGGCCCGGACTACGGCGCGAAGACCGGCTCGGCGGAGGTGGACGGGCAGAAGAAGCCGAACGGCTGGTTCACCGCCTACCGCGGCGACCTGGCCGCGGCGGGTGTGGTGCAGGCGGGCGGCCACGGCGGCGACACAGCGGGCCCGATCGTGGCGACCCTGCTGAAGTCGGGCGGCTGA
- a CDS encoding dolichyl-phosphate-mannose--protein mannosyltransferase — MTSTASSMDLRQGQTPHDRRPSWQQRLRRFGYAPAKDAPEGDVRDRLVPPYAEPSTRLWQVLGMSPVLAERLVRWSGWGGPLLVTLMAGLMRFWNLGSPRAVIFDETYYAKDAWALVHHGFEVNWDKYGKSANDLVLSSHGHLAVPTDPAYVVHPPVGKYVIGLGELMFGFDPFGWRFMTAVLGTLSVLLLCRIGRRMFRSTFLGCLAGALMAVDGLHFVMSRTSLLDGVLMFFVVAAFGCLIVDRDRSRERLAAALPVGPDGRARPDAELADTFRFGLRPWRWGAGVMLGLAIGTKWNGLYVLAAFCVMTVLWDVGARKVAGARHPYAAALKYDTGITFLATVPVALVVYLASWTGWILSPADGRGGYYRNWAATDGKGGSWTFLPDWLRSLWHYEHEVYNFHVHLSSPHTYQSNPWSWIVLGRPVSYFYESPSPGADGCPADAGQKCAREVLAIGTPALWWAACLALLYVLWRWAFRRDWRAGAIACGVAAGYLPWFMYQERTIFLFYAVVFLPFLCLAVAMMIGAIVGPPGSTDTRRVIGASAAGVLVLLIAWNFIYFWPLYTGQAIPIDSWRSRMWLDTWV, encoded by the coding sequence GTGACCAGTACCGCGTCCTCCATGGACCTCCGGCAGGGCCAGACGCCGCACGACCGGCGGCCGTCCTGGCAGCAGCGGCTGCGCCGATTCGGGTACGCACCGGCGAAGGACGCGCCCGAGGGCGACGTACGCGACCGGCTGGTGCCCCCGTACGCCGAGCCGAGCACCCGGCTGTGGCAGGTGCTCGGCATGTCACCGGTCCTCGCCGAGCGTCTGGTGCGCTGGTCGGGCTGGGGCGGTCCGCTGCTGGTGACGCTCATGGCGGGCCTGATGCGGTTCTGGAACCTGGGCAGCCCGCGAGCGGTGATATTCGACGAGACGTACTACGCCAAGGACGCCTGGGCGCTCGTCCACCACGGTTTCGAGGTGAACTGGGACAAGTACGGCAAGAGCGCCAACGACCTGGTCCTGTCCTCGCACGGCCATCTGGCGGTCCCGACGGACCCGGCGTACGTCGTGCACCCGCCGGTGGGCAAGTACGTCATCGGACTGGGCGAGCTGATGTTCGGGTTCGACCCGTTCGGCTGGCGGTTCATGACGGCGGTGCTCGGCACGCTGAGCGTGCTGCTGCTGTGCCGGATCGGGCGCCGGATGTTCCGCTCGACGTTCCTCGGCTGTCTGGCGGGCGCGCTGATGGCGGTGGACGGCCTGCACTTCGTGATGAGCCGGACCTCGCTGCTCGACGGCGTGCTGATGTTCTTCGTGGTCGCCGCGTTCGGCTGCCTGATCGTCGACCGGGACCGGTCCCGGGAGAGACTGGCCGCCGCCCTGCCCGTCGGCCCGGACGGCCGGGCGCGTCCCGACGCGGAGCTCGCCGACACCTTCCGCTTCGGGCTGCGCCCCTGGCGCTGGGGTGCCGGGGTGATGCTCGGCCTGGCGATCGGCACGAAGTGGAACGGGCTGTACGTGCTGGCCGCGTTCTGCGTGATGACGGTGCTGTGGGACGTCGGCGCCCGCAAGGTGGCCGGCGCCCGCCACCCGTATGCCGCCGCCCTGAAGTACGACACCGGCATCACCTTCCTGGCGACGGTGCCGGTGGCGCTCGTCGTGTACCTGGCGTCCTGGACCGGCTGGATCCTTTCTCCGGCCGACGGCCGCGGCGGGTACTACCGCAACTGGGCGGCCACCGACGGCAAGGGGGGCAGCTGGACCTTCCTGCCCGACTGGCTGCGCAGCCTGTGGCACTACGAGCACGAGGTCTACAACTTCCACGTCCACCTGTCGTCGCCGCACACGTACCAGTCCAATCCCTGGAGCTGGATCGTGCTGGGCCGCCCGGTGTCGTACTTCTACGAGTCCCCCTCCCCCGGCGCCGACGGCTGCCCGGCGGACGCGGGCCAGAAGTGCGCCCGGGAGGTGCTGGCGATCGGCACGCCGGCGCTGTGGTGGGCGGCCTGCTTGGCGCTCCTGTACGTGCTGTGGCGGTGGGCGTTCCGCCGCGACTGGCGGGCCGGCGCGATCGCCTGCGGCGTGGCGGCGGGCTACCTCCCCTGGTTCATGTACCAGGAACGCACGATCTTCCTGTTCTACGCGGTCGTCTTCCTGCCGTTCCTGTGCCTGGCGGTGGCGATGATGATCGGCGCGATCGTCGGCCCACCCGGCTCCACGGACACCCGCCGCGTGATCGGCGCCTCTGCAGCGGGCGTCCTGGTCCTGCTGATCGCCTGGAACTTCATCTACTTCTGGCCGCTCTACACGGGCCAGGCCATCCCGATCGACTCCTGGAGATCCCGGATGTGGCTGGACACCTGGGTCTAG
- a CDS encoding MarR family winged helix-turn-helix transcriptional regulator, which translates to MRLEDRDDPGATGSLLLEDQLCFALYAAQRAVTAAYRPLLDDLGLTYPQYLVLLVLWERGETSVKELARALRLDYGTVSPLLKRLEAAGLVRKERAADDERSVLVACTGRGEQLRERAVRVPGALLTSTGLAAQEIARLREELWRLTERAATAADRH; encoded by the coding sequence ATGCGTCTAGAGGACCGGGACGACCCGGGGGCCACCGGGTCGCTGCTGCTGGAGGACCAGCTGTGCTTCGCGCTGTACGCCGCCCAGCGCGCGGTGACCGCGGCGTACCGCCCGCTGCTGGACGACCTCGGGCTCACCTATCCGCAGTACCTCGTGCTGCTCGTGCTGTGGGAGCGGGGCGAGACCAGCGTGAAGGAGCTGGCGCGTGCGCTCCGGCTGGACTACGGCACCGTCTCGCCGCTGCTGAAGCGGCTGGAGGCGGCGGGTCTGGTGCGCAAGGAGCGTGCGGCGGACGACGAGCGCTCGGTGCTCGTCGCGTGCACCGGGCGCGGTGAGCAGCTCAGGGAGCGCGCGGTGCGCGTGCCCGGCGCGCTGCTCACCTCCACGGGGCTCGCGGCGCAGGAGATCGCGCGGCTGCGCGAGGAGCTGTGGAGACTCACCGAGCGCGCGGCAACGGCGGCGGACCGGCACTGA
- a CDS encoding energy-coupling factor ABC transporter ATP-binding protein encodes MGPVTPTLEVAGLAFAYPDGHQALFGVDFTIARGERVALLGPNGAGKTTLVLHLNGILGGGAGTVTVAGLPVSKQHMAAIRQKVGIVFQDPDDQLFMPSVREDVAFGPAAAGLKGAELEERVRRALERVGMQDFADRPPHHLSFGQRRRVAVATVLAMEPEILVLDEPSSNLDPASRRELADILRSLDVTVLMVTHDLPYALELCPRSLILSDGVIAADGPTGELLSDDAVMRAHRLELPFGFDPRAAAPAPGRA; translated from the coding sequence ATGGGTCCTGTGACACCTACGCTGGAAGTGGCCGGACTGGCCTTCGCCTACCCGGACGGCCATCAGGCACTGTTCGGCGTCGACTTCACCATCGCGCGCGGCGAACGCGTCGCGCTGCTCGGCCCCAACGGCGCCGGCAAGACCACCCTGGTGCTGCATCTGAACGGCATCCTGGGCGGCGGCGCCGGCACGGTGACCGTGGCCGGGCTTCCCGTCTCCAAGCAGCACATGGCCGCCATCCGGCAGAAGGTCGGAATCGTCTTCCAGGACCCGGACGACCAGCTGTTCATGCCGTCCGTGCGGGAGGACGTGGCGTTCGGGCCGGCCGCCGCCGGGCTCAAGGGCGCGGAGCTGGAGGAACGGGTGCGGCGCGCGCTGGAGCGGGTCGGCATGCAGGACTTCGCCGACCGGCCGCCGCACCACCTGTCCTTCGGCCAGCGCAGGCGTGTCGCGGTGGCCACGGTGCTCGCCATGGAACCGGAGATCCTGGTCCTGGACGAGCCGTCGTCGAACCTGGACCCGGCCTCGCGCCGCGAACTCGCCGACATCCTGCGCTCCCTGGACGTCACGGTCCTCATGGTCACCCACGATCTGCCGTACGCCCTGGAGCTGTGCCCGCGCTCGCTGATCCTCAGCGACGGCGTGATCGCGGCCGACGGCCCGACCGGCGAGCTGCTCTCCGACGACGCGGTGATGCGGGCGCACCGCCTGGAGCTGCCCTTCGGCTTCGATCCGCGCGCGGCGGCGCCCGCGCCGGGGCGGGCGTGA
- a CDS encoding energy-coupling factor ABC transporter permease — MHVPDGFIDAPTSAVTGVVAAGALAVSLRGARRELDERTAPLAGLVAAFIFAVQMLNFPVAAGTSGHLLGGALAAILVGPYTGVLCVSVVLLMQGVLFADGGLTALGVNITDMALVTTVVSYALFRGLLAVLPRGRRSVTAASFVAALVSVPAAAVAFTLIYAIGGTTDISIGKVATAMIGVHVLIGIGEAVITALTVGAVVAVRPDLVHGARGLRQRLQLRVNGSLVDAPAPTAPVAARTSRRTLWVTGLVTSLVLAGFVSFYASADPDGLEKVAHDKGIDKKAEAHAASDSPLADYGVKDVSDARLSGGLAGVIGVGVTVVAGSAVFWAVRRRRDADLSPASTASTGA; from the coding sequence GTGCACGTACCTGACGGATTCATCGACGCCCCCACCTCCGCGGTCACCGGTGTGGTCGCCGCCGGCGCCCTCGCCGTGAGCCTGCGCGGCGCCCGCCGCGAACTCGACGAGCGAACCGCACCGCTGGCCGGTCTGGTGGCGGCGTTCATCTTCGCCGTACAGATGCTCAACTTCCCCGTCGCGGCCGGAACAAGCGGCCACCTCCTCGGTGGCGCGCTGGCCGCGATACTCGTCGGCCCCTACACAGGCGTGCTGTGCGTGTCGGTCGTGCTGCTCATGCAGGGTGTGCTGTTCGCCGACGGCGGGCTGACCGCGCTCGGCGTGAACATCACCGACATGGCGCTCGTCACGACCGTCGTCTCCTACGCCCTCTTCCGCGGACTGCTCGCCGTGCTGCCGCGAGGGCGGCGCTCGGTGACGGCCGCCTCCTTCGTCGCCGCGCTGGTGTCCGTGCCGGCCGCCGCCGTGGCCTTCACGCTGATCTACGCGATCGGCGGCACCACCGACATCTCCATCGGCAAGGTCGCGACCGCGATGATCGGCGTGCACGTGCTGATCGGCATCGGCGAGGCGGTGATCACCGCCCTCACGGTCGGTGCCGTCGTCGCCGTACGCCCCGACCTGGTGCACGGCGCGCGCGGTCTGCGGCAGCGGCTCCAGCTCCGGGTGAACGGCTCGCTGGTGGACGCGCCCGCGCCCACGGCGCCCGTGGCGGCTCGCACCTCCCGGCGGACACTGTGGGTGACCGGCCTCGTCACCTCCCTCGTCCTCGCCGGCTTCGTCAGCTTCTACGCCTCCGCCGACCCGGACGGGCTGGAGAAGGTCGCGCACGACAAGGGCATCGACAAGAAGGCCGAGGCGCACGCCGCGTCCGACTCCCCGCTCGCCGACTACGGCGTCAAGGACGTCTCCGACGCCCGGCTGTCCGGCGGCCTCGCCGGGGTGATCGGCGTCGGCGTCACCGTCGTCGCGGGCAGCGCGGTCTTCTGGGCGGTGCGCCGGCGCCGCGACGCGGACCTCTCGCCCGCCTCCACGGCGAGCACGGGCGCCTGA
- the cbiQ gene encoding cobalt ECF transporter T component CbiQ has translation MGAGHAHRLYRHGHSPVHALPPHTKLAAVFLFVVVVVSTPREVMWAFAVYAVLLGCVAYRARVPGGFLLKRLLIEVPFVAFAVLMPFVAEGERVHVLGMSLSVSGLWGAWNVLAKGTLGVAASVLLAATTELRELLLGLQRLKLPPLLVQIASFMIRYGDVITDEMRRMRIARESRGFEARGVRHWGVLAKSAGALFIRSYERGERVHLAMVSRGYAGSMPVIDEVTASRAQWSYALALPFAALAVCLLGWVL, from the coding sequence ATGGGGGCGGGACACGCGCACCGGCTCTACCGGCACGGGCACTCGCCCGTGCACGCCCTGCCGCCGCACACCAAACTGGCGGCCGTCTTCCTCTTCGTGGTCGTCGTGGTGTCGACCCCGCGGGAGGTGATGTGGGCCTTCGCCGTGTACGCGGTCCTGCTCGGCTGCGTCGCGTACCGGGCGCGCGTGCCCGGCGGTTTCCTGCTGAAGCGGCTGCTGATCGAGGTGCCGTTCGTGGCGTTCGCGGTCCTCATGCCGTTCGTCGCCGAGGGCGAACGGGTGCACGTCCTCGGGATGTCGCTGAGCGTCAGCGGACTGTGGGGCGCCTGGAACGTGCTCGCCAAGGGCACCCTCGGCGTCGCCGCGTCCGTGCTGCTCGCCGCCACCACCGAACTGCGGGAACTGCTGCTCGGCCTGCAGCGGCTGAAGCTGCCGCCGCTGCTCGTGCAGATCGCGTCCTTCATGATCCGCTACGGCGACGTCATCACCGACGAGATGCGCCGGATGCGGATCGCACGCGAGTCGCGCGGCTTCGAGGCGAGGGGCGTGCGGCACTGGGGCGTGCTCGCCAAGTCGGCCGGCGCGCTGTTCATCCGCTCCTACGAGCGCGGGGAGCGCGTGCACCTGGCCATGGTGAGCCGGGGGTACGCCGGCTCGATGCCGGTGATCGACGAGGTGACCGCGTCCCGGGCGCAGTGGTCGTACGCCCTCGCCCTCCCCTTCGCCGCCCTCGCCGTCTGTCTGCTGGGATGGGTCCTGTGA